A region from the Benincasa hispida cultivar B227 chromosome 10, ASM972705v1, whole genome shotgun sequence genome encodes:
- the LOC120087817 gene encoding L-ascorbate peroxidase, cytosolic-like, with product MGKSYPTVSDEYQKAVAKARRKIRALVAEKHCSPIMLRLAWHSAGTFDVKTKTGGPFGTMKNAAELAHGANKGLDIAVNLLEPIKEQVPILSYGDFYQLAGVVAVEVTGGPEIPFHPGREDKPEPPPEGRLPDAVKGCDHLRDVFYTMGLSDQDIVALSGAHTLGKAHKDRSGFEGPWTTNHLVFDNSYFKELLSPNTPGLLKLPSDEALLSDPVFRPLVEKYAADEDAFLADYAEAHLKLSELGFADA from the exons ATGGGAAAAAGCTATCCCACTGTCAGCGACGAATACCAGAAGGCTGTAGCGAAGGCGAGGAGGAAGATTAGAGCTCTTGTTGCTGAGAAGCACTGCTCTCCTATTATGCTTCGTCTTGC ATGGCACTCTGCCGGAACGTTTGACGTTAAGACTAAAACGGGAGGTCCATTCGGCACAATGAAGAACGCAGCAGAACTCGCTCACGGGGCTAACAAAGGTCTTGACATCGCTGTTAATCTTTTGGAACCGATTAAGGAACAGGTGCCGATCCTTTCATACGGTGACTTCTACCAG CTTGCCGGAGTTGTTGCTGTTGAAGTTACTGGTGGACCTGAGATCCCGTTCCATCCTGGCAGAGAG GACAAGCCTGAGCCACCGCCTGAAGGCCGCCTTCCCGATGCCGTTAAAG gatgtGATCATTTAAGGGATGTTTTCTACACAATGGGTCTAAGTGACCAGGACATCGTTGCTCTTTCTGGTGCCCATACTCTG GGAAAAGCCCACAAAGATCGATCTGGATTTGAAGGTCCTTGGACAACCAATCATCTTGTCTTCGACAACTCTTACTTCAA GGAGCTCTTATCCCCAAACACACCAGGGCTTCTTAAGCTGCCATCTGATGAGGCGCTTCTGTCTGATCCCGTCTTCCGTCCACTTGTTGAGAAATATGCTGCG GATGAAGATGCCTTTTTAGCTGACTATGCCGAAGCTCATTTGAAGCTCTCAGAGTTGGG ATTTGCGGATGCTTAA